A region from the Leptospira venezuelensis genome encodes:
- a CDS encoding PilZ domain-containing protein: MEKRKQVRVVPFPKQPVQLQLMGNGFLDILVAQDVSEGGIAVRVPHKFDGCDIHSSVEIVVSLPGYKPFKALGKIKHLSASKEAQGLFGLQFTQIDVKGKGFLLDYVKKLTSLRRMAG, from the coding sequence ATGGAGAAAAGAAAACAGGTAAGGGTAGTCCCTTTCCCTAAACAACCAGTTCAACTCCAATTGATGGGGAATGGTTTTTTAGACATTCTTGTCGCCCAGGACGTTAGCGAAGGAGGGATAGCTGTTCGTGTTCCACATAAGTTCGATGGATGTGATATTCATTCTAGCGTGGAAATTGTGGTCTCTCTACCCGGATACAAACCATTTAAAGCACTTGGCAAGATCAAACACTTGAGTGCTTCCAAGGAAGCACAGGGACTTTTCGGGCTCCAATTCACCCAGATTGACGTAAAAGGGAAGGGATTTCTCTTAGATTATGTCAAAAAACTAACCTCTCTCCGCAGAATGGCAGGATAA
- a CDS encoding TetR/AcrR family transcriptional regulator has product MPVNKKRRQQQGPGRPFKKDQITVRENLISAGTELLKTTPLEEISLRKVAALAGVSHAASYHHFENKNALLAAISERGFQKYFSEYQKELEKTENDFLGRFHALGWTYIQFILNNQQFARIMFGGVDINLHPTLSAVSRRTYRQLHEIIRMGQRLGAIKPGQTREKTVASWSMIHGIAMLFLEGRIKPQKNKEDMKKFILSVIECAYTGMTLPLSASK; this is encoded by the coding sequence ATGCCCGTAAATAAGAAACGCCGCCAACAACAAGGGCCTGGAAGGCCGTTTAAAAAAGATCAAATCACTGTTAGGGAAAATCTTATATCTGCGGGAACTGAATTATTAAAAACAACCCCTCTCGAAGAGATCTCTTTGCGAAAAGTTGCTGCACTCGCAGGTGTGAGTCATGCGGCATCATATCATCATTTCGAAAACAAAAACGCTCTGCTTGCCGCGATTTCAGAAAGAGGATTTCAAAAATATTTCTCAGAATATCAGAAGGAGTTAGAGAAAACGGAAAATGATTTTTTAGGACGTTTCCATGCTCTTGGTTGGACGTATATTCAGTTCATACTTAACAACCAACAATTTGCGAGGATCATGTTTGGTGGTGTCGATATAAATTTACATCCAACCTTATCTGCCGTCTCTAGAAGGACATATAGACAGTTACATGAAATTATACGTATGGGACAAAGACTTGGAGCGATCAAGCCAGGACAAACGCGCGAAAAGACAGTAGCTTCCTGGTCTATGATTCATGGAATTGCAATGCTCTTCTTAGAAGGTAGGATTAAACCCCAAAAGAACAAAGAAGACATGAAAAAGTTTATCTTGTCCGTGATAGAATGCGCGTATACTGGAATGACTTTGCCTTTATCTGCCTCAAAATGA
- a CDS encoding GNAT family N-acetyltransferase, translating into MGSGTVQKKQKVERKLEVRIAENQLEIERTLALRYDVFNLELGEGLPQSSATRKDRDEYDLFCDHLIVVDKNRDDMIVGTYRILRRSVAKANLGFYSDNEFDITKIYELEREPAEIGRSCVHPEYRDGSVISLLWGGLAQYMKKNNIGYLFGCGSVHSTDALSANEVYAFLKDKQALAGEAFDVKPLPGFEMPGFDQNYSPEDIKEVSRRIPALIKGYIRAGSTICGIPALDAVFKTTDFFIIFDIKDIEARYSKHYLE; encoded by the coding sequence ATGGGATCAGGAACAGTCCAAAAAAAGCAAAAAGTAGAACGTAAGCTTGAAGTAAGGATCGCAGAGAACCAACTCGAGATCGAAAGAACTTTAGCTCTTCGTTATGATGTATTCAATCTGGAGTTGGGAGAAGGTTTACCTCAATCCTCAGCTACTCGTAAAGACAGAGATGAATACGATTTATTTTGCGACCACCTTATCGTAGTAGATAAGAACAGAGATGATATGATCGTCGGAACTTATCGTATCCTACGTAGAAGTGTCGCTAAGGCAAATCTAGGATTTTACTCCGACAACGAATTCGATATTACTAAAATTTACGAATTAGAAAGAGAACCTGCGGAGATCGGACGCAGCTGCGTTCATCCAGAATACAGAGATGGGTCCGTAATCTCTCTCCTTTGGGGCGGGCTTGCTCAATACATGAAGAAGAACAATATTGGTTACCTCTTCGGTTGTGGCTCCGTTCACAGCACTGATGCTCTATCTGCAAATGAAGTTTATGCGTTTTTGAAAGATAAACAAGCACTTGCGGGAGAAGCATTCGACGTAAAACCTCTTCCTGGATTCGAAATGCCTGGTTTCGATCAGAACTATTCTCCTGAAGATATTAAAGAAGTTTCCAGAAGAATTCCTGCGTTGATCAAAGGATATATTAGAGCCGGGTCTACAATCTGCGGAATTCCAGCATTGGATGCAGTTTTCAAGACTACTGACTTCTTTATTATCTTTGATATCAAAGACATCGAAGCAAGATACAGCAAACATTACTTAGAGTAG
- a CDS encoding acyl-CoA dehydrogenase family protein, with the protein MISNNYFTDDEDLKLIFEHLIDWASIVKSTEGEEFFEHELYKKTNNPRYEMAPSSVEEAVELYRSSLESLGEFFGKDVSQLSSVMDRKHLRYENGKVIFPEETTSIYEKFRDTGLMPFSISREAGGLGLPGTISAFYGMVMARADVSFCMTVALLNLAQIVSRYGTEEQIENFAAKAATGETLFAMSLTEPDFGSDLNNVRTTAVKTEDGYYRLNGTKRFISQGCGLGPYPSSLLTLARTGNAGARGLSVFLVKSEDVTVAGIETKMGIHASPTCEIVYENSHGELLGQEGLGLTRYTTGMTNFMRLGSAACGPGSAAGAYYESQKYAEERQQFGKAIGEIPAVAEMLHKIQREVNAMRLLTFETARVVDMYQHHQIRLEKANKEDREIRKDERVKKWGNLATILTPISKYYCSEEGHKCAGLAIQIHGGAGYTEDYDVARIFRDSRINTIYEGTSQIHVRIAVGAIVAGMSGEGNFKKYLESIKAEVGSPSKYLNEQSQIFEDAISKFRSIEDDQAKERVAENLMIITSRYLCSMLYEKAVAKLKGKDQFDRWAKDCRAYLIDSTAISKACIYRIENAV; encoded by the coding sequence ATGATATCTAATAATTATTTTACAGACGATGAAGATTTAAAACTAATTTTCGAACATTTGATTGATTGGGCTTCGATCGTAAAATCAACCGAAGGTGAAGAATTTTTCGAACATGAACTTTATAAGAAAACGAATAATCCAAGATACGAAATGGCCCCTTCTAGCGTTGAGGAAGCAGTAGAATTATATAGATCGAGTCTTGAATCCTTAGGTGAATTTTTCGGAAAAGACGTGTCGCAACTTTCTAGCGTAATGGATAGGAAACATCTACGTTACGAAAATGGAAAAGTAATCTTTCCGGAAGAAACTACATCAATCTACGAAAAATTCCGAGACACCGGACTCATGCCATTCTCGATTTCAAGAGAAGCAGGCGGACTGGGGCTACCAGGAACCATTAGCGCATTTTATGGAATGGTCATGGCGAGAGCCGATGTTTCTTTTTGTATGACTGTTGCCTTATTAAATCTAGCTCAGATAGTTTCTAGATACGGAACAGAAGAACAAATAGAAAATTTCGCAGCGAAAGCAGCAACCGGCGAGACTTTATTCGCAATGTCCTTAACCGAACCAGATTTCGGATCTGATCTAAATAATGTCAGAACAACCGCAGTAAAGACGGAAGACGGATATTACCGTTTAAACGGAACAAAACGTTTTATATCCCAAGGTTGTGGACTCGGTCCCTATCCTTCTAGTCTATTGACTCTTGCTCGAACAGGAAATGCAGGAGCTCGAGGACTATCCGTATTCCTAGTAAAAAGTGAAGATGTAACCGTTGCAGGAATTGAAACAAAAATGGGGATCCACGCATCTCCTACCTGCGAGATCGTGTATGAAAATAGTCACGGCGAACTTTTAGGACAAGAAGGACTTGGTCTCACCAGATATACTACTGGGATGACAAACTTTATGAGACTCGGAAGTGCTGCTTGTGGTCCAGGAAGTGCAGCCGGAGCATATTATGAATCTCAAAAGTATGCAGAAGAAAGACAACAGTTTGGAAAAGCTATCGGAGAGATTCCTGCAGTTGCGGAAATGCTTCATAAAATCCAAAGAGAAGTTAACGCTATGAGACTTCTTACATTCGAAACTGCTCGTGTTGTGGATATGTACCAGCATCATCAGATCCGTTTGGAAAAAGCAAATAAAGAAGATAGAGAGATCCGAAAAGACGAAAGAGTGAAAAAATGGGGGAATCTCGCCACAATACTTACTCCTATCTCTAAATATTATTGTTCGGAAGAAGGACATAAATGTGCGGGGCTTGCTATCCAAATCCATGGTGGAGCGGGTTATACAGAAGATTACGATGTGGCCAGAATATTTAGGGACTCTAGGATCAATACGATCTACGAAGGAACAAGCCAGATCCATGTTCGAATCGCAGTCGGCGCGATTGTAGCAGGAATGAGCGGTGAAGGAAATTTCAAAAAATATCTAGAATCGATCAAAGCAGAGGTAGGATCACCTTCCAAATACCTGAATGAACAATCTCAAATATTCGAAGATGCAATTTCGAAATTTAGATCCATCGAAGATGATCAGGCCAAAGAAAGAGTGGCAGAAAATCTAATGATCATCACTTCAAGATATCTATGCAGTATGTTGTATGAGAAAGCTGTAGCCAAGCTGAAAGGGAAAGACCAATTCGATCGTTGGGCAAAAGATTGCAGAGCATATCTAATCGACAGTACTGCTATTTCGAAAGCATGTATCTATCGAATAGAAAATGCAGTATAA
- a CDS encoding FAD-dependent oxidoreductase, translating to MEKAFQPINIGKLTLSNRFVMGSMHLGLEGKTGTAERMAAFYGKRFEGGVGLIVTGGISVNEEGRGSKHFFNIQNEEHASELKKMNDLLNGSGTMCAQLFHAGRYAFDRNCVGPSALRAPINRYIPRALTEEECWKTAEDFGIAAKLAKETGFGAVEIMGSEGYLINQFFSPVTNHRDDHFGGDSKRRMNMAVEVLRSVVKNLPEGFPIIFRMSGIDLIPGNPTFEEVCDLAQTLKQEGVSALNIGIGWHESRIPTISQLVPRGAWANIASRIKEKTPGISIIASNRVNDPITVQRIFDTNQADIISMARPFLADAFIVKKIQTGMSDRINTCIACNQSCLDHAFVDKSVSCLVNPQAVNELEYKIDSNIKSQKVVVIGSGPGGLEAARASASFGHEVILLEKSDQLGGQFQLASNIPGKSEFKETIRYFRNELPALGVDIRLNTNCDLKLLEELNPDAIIFATGVKPREFTLPGIENLPVGNYTDYLTGKFKAGKKVAVIGGGGIGVDVAHKLTEENDPNLESYSKKYNIDSYTNAVIQPHKSERDVAIFRRSGKHGAGLGPTTFWALKQELEASGVEFFQGLNYKEITKEGLKITLKNGEEVLYPCDSLVLCVGQEKESSLYETYKSLYPQKQIFIIGGAKDAKGIDAERAFLDGLNAAYSIGKENKVTANA from the coding sequence ATGGAAAAGGCCTTTCAACCCATTAATATAGGAAAGTTAACCCTTTCGAATCGGTTTGTAATGGGGTCCATGCATCTAGGACTCGAGGGCAAAACTGGAACCGCAGAAAGAATGGCTGCATTCTACGGAAAACGTTTTGAAGGTGGTGTCGGCCTTATAGTCACCGGCGGGATCAGCGTAAACGAAGAAGGCAGGGGATCTAAACACTTCTTTAATATACAAAATGAAGAGCACGCATCTGAATTAAAGAAGATGAATGATCTTCTAAATGGAAGCGGAACTATGTGTGCGCAACTTTTCCATGCAGGGCGTTATGCATTCGATAGAAATTGTGTAGGCCCTTCTGCGCTCCGCGCTCCAATCAATAGATACATTCCTAGAGCTCTCACTGAAGAAGAATGTTGGAAAACTGCAGAAGATTTTGGTATTGCAGCAAAACTCGCAAAGGAAACAGGATTCGGCGCAGTAGAAATTATGGGTAGCGAAGGATATTTAATTAATCAATTCTTCTCCCCTGTAACAAATCATAGAGATGATCATTTTGGAGGAGATTCCAAAAGAAGAATGAATATGGCTGTCGAAGTTTTACGTTCAGTCGTAAAAAATCTTCCGGAAGGTTTCCCTATCATTTTTAGAATGTCTGGAATCGATCTCATCCCAGGTAATCCAACTTTCGAAGAAGTATGTGATCTAGCTCAAACACTCAAGCAAGAAGGTGTATCCGCTTTGAATATTGGAATTGGATGGCATGAATCAAGGATCCCAACTATAAGCCAATTAGTTCCAAGGGGCGCTTGGGCAAATATTGCATCACGGATCAAAGAAAAAACTCCAGGCATTTCCATCATCGCATCCAACAGAGTAAACGATCCTATCACTGTACAAAGAATTTTTGATACAAATCAGGCGGATATAATTTCTATGGCGAGGCCATTTCTCGCAGATGCATTTATCGTAAAAAAAATCCAAACTGGCATGTCAGATCGGATCAACACATGTATTGCATGTAACCAATCCTGTTTGGATCATGCTTTCGTAGATAAATCTGTTTCCTGCCTAGTCAATCCGCAAGCTGTTAACGAATTGGAATACAAAATCGATTCTAATATAAAATCTCAAAAAGTTGTAGTGATCGGCTCCGGCCCAGGAGGACTTGAAGCTGCAAGAGCCAGTGCTTCTTTCGGGCACGAAGTTATATTACTCGAAAAATCGGATCAGTTAGGAGGGCAATTCCAACTAGCTTCAAATATTCCAGGCAAATCTGAATTCAAAGAGACGATCCGATATTTTAGAAATGAACTTCCTGCACTCGGAGTGGACATTCGTTTAAATACAAATTGTGATCTAAAGCTGCTTGAAGAACTAAATCCAGATGCGATCATATTTGCAACAGGTGTTAAACCAAGAGAATTTACACTACCTGGTATTGAAAATCTTCCAGTTGGAAATTATACAGATTATCTGACAGGGAAATTCAAAGCAGGAAAAAAAGTGGCAGTTATCGGCGGAGGAGGGATCGGAGTCGATGTAGCTCATAAACTTACCGAAGAAAACGATCCTAATCTAGAATCTTATTCAAAAAAATATAATATCGATTCATATACGAACGCCGTTATTCAACCTCACAAATCGGAAAGAGATGTTGCGATTTTTAGAAGAAGTGGAAAACATGGTGCCGGTTTGGGACCTACCACTTTTTGGGCTCTCAAACAAGAGCTAGAAGCTTCTGGAGTAGAATTCTTCCAAGGACTCAATTATAAGGAGATCACCAAAGAAGGTTTAAAGATCACTTTAAAAAATGGAGAAGAGGTTCTTTATCCATGTGATTCTTTGGTTCTTTGTGTGGGACAAGAAAAAGAAAGTTCTCTCTATGAAACTTACAAATCTTTATACCCTCAAAAGCAAATATTCATTATTGGGGGAGCAAAGGACGCTAAAGGAATTGATGCAGAAAGAGCCTTCTTAGATGGTTTGAATGCTGCTTATAGTATTGGAAAAGAAAACAAAGTTACTGCGAACGCTTAA